The Streptomyces seoulensis genome contains a region encoding:
- a CDS encoding PASTA domain-containing protein, which yields MNRPGRPQASVRGARKAWRKGVGAGVLICALVTGCGSGGEEEAVAAKPRPTVTVTATVTATPALLDSQVESTVADATGAAKQRGYRVSAHDASEKDASPADDWTVCFEKFGRDSVEFGAVASGAPCPEADGRPIPWPSMPSLVGRTYAGAATAVGKVTDGDVSVKASYKDEDVDGDHDDWKVCFQSPGAGTQVVGDRDVTLWLTEDGCPSAKGTYKDKTNDPDYTPPVAAGSDDSSGSTGSTGTSSSSGGSSSGGAGTTCEIVSNAGNCYNAGQFCRNADVGSSTHAGNGRLIFCRDEGSRNRWNY from the coding sequence ATGAATCGTCCGGGACGACCGCAGGCGTCGGTTCGGGGCGCGCGCAAGGCGTGGCGCAAGGGAGTCGGGGCCGGGGTGCTGATCTGCGCCCTGGTCACCGGGTGCGGCAGCGGGGGCGAGGAGGAGGCGGTGGCCGCCAAGCCGCGGCCCACGGTGACGGTCACCGCGACCGTCACGGCCACGCCGGCCCTGCTGGACAGTCAGGTGGAGAGCACGGTCGCCGACGCGACCGGGGCGGCGAAGCAGCGCGGCTACCGCGTCTCCGCGCACGACGCCAGCGAGAAGGACGCGTCCCCGGCGGACGACTGGACGGTCTGCTTCGAGAAGTTCGGGCGGGACAGCGTCGAGTTCGGGGCCGTGGCGTCGGGGGCGCCGTGTCCCGAGGCGGACGGCCGGCCGATTCCGTGGCCGTCGATGCCGAGCCTGGTCGGCCGCACGTACGCGGGTGCGGCCACGGCCGTGGGCAAGGTGACGGACGGCGACGTCTCCGTCAAGGCGTCCTACAAGGACGAGGACGTCGACGGCGACCACGACGACTGGAAGGTGTGCTTCCAGTCGCCCGGCGCCGGGACGCAGGTCGTGGGTGACCGTGATGTCACGCTGTGGCTGACCGAGGACGGCTGCCCGTCGGCGAAGGGCACCTACAAGGACAAGACCAACGACCCGGACTACACCCCGCCCGTCGCTGCGGGAAGCGACGACTCCTCGGGCTCGACCGGTTCGACCGGCACGTCCAGCTCGTCGGGCGGCTCCTCCAGCGGTGGCGCCGGCACCACCTGCGAGATCGTCTCGAACGCCGGGAACTGCTACAACGCGGGCCAGTTCTGCCGAAACGCCGACGTCGGCAGCTCCACCCACGCGGGCAACGGGCGGCTGATCTTCTGCCGGGACGAGGGCAGCAGGAACCGCTGGAACTACTGA
- a CDS encoding carbohydrate binding domain-containing protein, with product MRHILGRPRRRLLALLGSAALALGGAVALPGTAQAANVLTNPGFESGGVSPWTCSGNLGSVVSSPVHGGSKALQGAVSSSDNAQCAQTVAVKPNTAYTLSGWVRGSYVYLGVDGGASTWTSSPSAYSQLSVSFTTGASQTSATVYVHGWYAQGSYQADDISLDGPGGGGGGDTQAPSTPGGLTSTGKTSSSVSLKWNAATDNVGVSAYDIYSGSNQVLSVSGTTATVSGLSPSTAYTFTVKARDAAGNTSGASNAVSVTTSAGSGGGTGFKQAAPYLYEGWGDPPNPATVMNATGVKWFTMAFVLDSGGCNPSWDGSRPLTGGVDQTAINQIRSAGGDIVPSFGGWQGSKLGANCSSASALAGAIQKVIDAYSLKSIDMDIENTDEFENEAVQAKILTALKTVKANNPGLKTIVTFGTTTTGPTYYGNRLIEQAKSIGADIDVFTIMPFDFGGGSDMYGNTVNAAEGLKAKLKSTFGWDDATAYSHIGISGMNGLSDQQENTTPEIWTKIRDWSNSHHIARLAYWSVNRDRPCPGGGVVSNCSGISQSNWQFTSITAGFTG from the coding sequence GTGCGACACATCCTCGGGCGTCCCAGACGCCGGCTTCTCGCCCTGCTCGGCTCCGCCGCCCTCGCGCTCGGCGGGGCCGTCGCCCTGCCAGGCACCGCCCAGGCGGCCAACGTGCTCACCAACCCCGGCTTCGAGTCGGGCGGAGTGTCCCCCTGGACCTGCTCCGGCAACCTCGGTTCGGTCGTCTCCTCCCCCGTGCACGGCGGCTCCAAGGCGCTCCAGGGAGCGGTGAGTTCGAGCGACAATGCGCAGTGCGCGCAGACCGTCGCCGTGAAGCCGAACACCGCGTACACCCTCAGCGGCTGGGTCCGCGGCTCGTACGTCTACCTCGGGGTGGACGGCGGCGCCTCGACCTGGACCTCATCGCCGTCCGCGTACAGCCAGCTCAGCGTCTCCTTCACCACCGGAGCCTCGCAGACCAGCGCGACCGTGTACGTGCACGGCTGGTACGCGCAGGGCTCCTACCAGGCCGACGACATCAGCCTGGACGGTCCGGGCGGCGGGGGCGGCGGCGACACCCAGGCGCCGAGCACTCCGGGCGGCCTGACCTCGACCGGCAAGACCTCCTCCAGCGTCTCGCTGAAGTGGAACGCGGCGACCGACAACGTGGGCGTCAGCGCGTACGACATCTACAGCGGCTCCAACCAGGTGCTCAGCGTCTCCGGCACCACCGCCACGGTCAGCGGGCTCTCGCCGAGCACGGCCTACACCTTCACCGTGAAGGCGCGGGACGCGGCCGGGAACACCTCCGGCGCCTCCAACGCCGTGAGCGTGACGACCAGCGCGGGCTCCGGCGGCGGCACCGGCTTCAAGCAGGCCGCGCCGTATCTGTACGAGGGCTGGGGCGACCCGCCGAACCCGGCGACGGTCATGAACGCGACCGGGGTGAAGTGGTTCACCATGGCGTTCGTGCTGGACTCCGGCGGCTGCAACCCCTCCTGGGACGGCAGCAGGCCGCTGACCGGCGGCGTCGACCAGACCGCGATCAACCAGATCCGCTCGGCGGGCGGTGACATCGTGCCGTCGTTCGGCGGCTGGCAGGGCAGCAAGCTGGGCGCCAACTGCTCCTCGGCGAGCGCGCTGGCGGGTGCGATCCAGAAGGTGATCGACGCCTACTCGCTGAAATCGATCGACATGGACATCGAGAACACGGACGAGTTCGAGAACGAGGCCGTGCAGGCCAAGATCCTCACCGCGCTGAAGACGGTCAAGGCCAACAACCCCGGCCTGAAGACCATCGTCACCTTCGGCACCACGACCACGGGCCCGACCTACTACGGCAACCGGCTCATCGAGCAGGCCAAGTCGATAGGTGCCGACATCGACGTGTTCACGATCATGCCGTTCGACTTCGGCGGCGGCTCGGACATGTACGGCAACACGGTGAACGCGGCCGAGGGACTGAAGGCCAAGCTGAAGTCGACCTTCGGCTGGGACGACGCCACCGCGTACTCCCACATCGGCATCTCCGGCATGAACGGTCTCTCCGACCAGCAGGAGAACACGACACCGGAGATCTGGACGAAGATCCGCGACTGGTCCAACTCGCACCACATCGCCCGGCTCGCCTACTGGTCGGTAAACCGGGACCGGCCGTGCCCCGGTGGGGGCGTGGTGAGCAACTGCTCCGGCATCAGCCAGAGCAACTGGCAGTTCACCTCGATCACGGCCGGGTTCACCGGGTGA
- a CDS encoding HD domain-containing protein, which yields MARAPGQSAGRRDPGERSPIVPKDANLPLVTLRRQALLIGVGETPYAQGRFASLTDVVTKDLHALTKQLTASGYGVVTLGPGDDRPVDKGAVTSALEAAARRECDLLLVYFTGHGVHLDGQDYLVPASALAPEPGGRWTEGQSESLLRLDVSRYLSGCRAESVVFVVDACRDGQPEEDGSGFGAATVHAPSRRLALLVGCGKGQRCHYGPEGSHFTRALAEALNPLTPERTVEAVFHRAQDRTAALAHRHGGHTQKPLVSPAPHDEGLTGFPELCDGTDIPLRWFEAVQKAGIWTAPEGEPGPDSAMRDRVAGFAHRCAASVLRDRARFADPWQDSGLPERVLRRVVPALLLPGQERSPLETGLLAGLPFLREAMWAHKLSRLAETDPWDLDQDVHDTDGPTPLMRAELRNIHESHPQLLRKARGHERRGEDEEHRALAAWLAHRWVAEQMVEEPDPGGLELAEHLARALLGPELEHKAEQVRWLLVAAVRFLANDPLDTGQYNDLLGTSPSTLMTAEGPCSVRWWGVLGQLRLAGLLAADVRLFPDVLPDHVGVADPIVPADVVHDLQQELEWTREDDGLHLNMMCRHPALHESLVEVTHRADEVLRALASARHLQRGDLLAGLPGRVTARDLQAARQQNSEDRVYSVPLLRFTLAQDEIRELLMGHQLYGDRSLAVRELYQNAADACRYRAMRWEYLDRRDRKPYEWLGEIRITQGRETTADGRPGRAYIECRDNGVGMSRSVLEHTFSRAGRRFSQTRAFRQEQAQWLAEDPELRLYPYSRFGIGVLSYFMIADEVSLVTREVRAGGSTAGQALVVDISSSSGLFRIRPYSDNDPDPMREGGTRVRLMLSEPGPDEEQLSVTKTMNHQVRLSEYRLTLDEEGREPLVREPDRLHHPVPEDETAPAEPLNAHGPVWWVSGTGAVLSDGIVTSATPFGYVINLSGPQVPKLSVNRNSLLEWDHAWAGDQVRAAADDLPGWEGLDLAWLWRLENQDVGLAAAVAERLAGRGLILPVDRFSEHQRPPVALDAVGWFPDDRALLPRRPEDGTSNDNQFASAWRRAVLRDHGAPPATEQDGDMVMPEDVSGHPVPRPGDNALLDNATGSARNLVMHALRTKRTVADVLRGLRRFALLTPQLLIPAVEPDGTAALDFVPEPVDLDLMSWMTDWAVPGQAARQPALGALLSIAATSGLRLQALLKRAARYRHLGLVIPKVPVALLGYRATARDAELLAGWTEHRHGYSSRGLPAEVLPVHIARLADRLGTTSADVLEQLRKWEPYGYRLPAEDQLLPSALSDTQWDLFRAFWEPEGGTPDPSLQSLLALAAREETTVDEVLRSVGGLAGPSAGPLPELPERPDGLPPLVRADLKLLTVDAADEQVLRTRSVPLDLLALCHAPGGAFPGLGTDQDFEPWHSFVARVQRLALFGMDMPQDLEPLRHWVDLSPRDRMAVLIGSLDPTVPWTAAMLVNTAGALRESLGDSLHRLAAHAPHLGKQPPALPAAALKLTPGEAESELLTDIIDLDSADHIRVDWIALTPLHIAQYALRSTLTIGEALDRLAPYRELGAPIPDPTEEGRRLLHKVEPKRYEILALSDGVNTQKPRKSPIISAFEIVAVAARAGRRVREVYERLLCYAPLGIVVDAPEAPDELPRWQDLILLSEGLNGRAPAVSGTVPPERIAALSRELGTDSAWVTERLALYAPMFDLRVPKDGEAPQPEEEHTS from the coding sequence ATGGCACGCGCCCCCGGACAGAGTGCCGGACGCCGTGATCCGGGCGAACGCTCCCCCATCGTGCCGAAGGACGCTAACCTCCCGCTGGTGACGCTCAGACGACAGGCTCTGCTCATCGGTGTGGGTGAAACCCCTTACGCCCAAGGGAGGTTCGCCTCTCTGACGGATGTGGTGACCAAGGACCTCCATGCCTTGACCAAGCAGTTGACCGCGTCCGGGTACGGCGTGGTGACTCTCGGCCCCGGCGACGACCGCCCGGTGGACAAGGGGGCCGTGACCTCCGCCCTGGAGGCGGCCGCCCGACGCGAGTGCGATCTGCTGCTGGTGTACTTCACCGGGCACGGCGTGCACCTGGACGGCCAGGACTACCTGGTGCCCGCGAGCGCTCTCGCGCCCGAGCCGGGCGGGCGGTGGACCGAGGGCCAGTCCGAGTCGCTGCTGCGGCTGGACGTGTCCAGGTACCTGTCCGGGTGCCGGGCCGAGTCCGTGGTCTTCGTCGTGGACGCCTGCCGGGACGGCCAGCCCGAGGAGGACGGGTCAGGCTTCGGCGCAGCCACCGTGCACGCGCCGTCGCGGCGGCTGGCGCTGCTCGTGGGCTGCGGCAAGGGCCAGCGGTGCCACTACGGCCCGGAGGGCAGCCACTTCACGCGTGCGCTCGCCGAGGCGCTGAACCCGCTCACCCCGGAGCGCACCGTGGAGGCCGTCTTCCACCGCGCCCAGGACCGCACCGCCGCCCTCGCTCACCGGCACGGCGGGCACACGCAGAAGCCCCTGGTCAGCCCTGCCCCGCACGACGAGGGCCTGACCGGCTTCCCTGAGCTGTGCGACGGCACGGACATTCCGCTGCGCTGGTTCGAGGCCGTGCAGAAGGCGGGAATCTGGACCGCGCCGGAGGGTGAGCCGGGGCCGGACTCCGCGATGCGCGACCGGGTCGCCGGCTTCGCGCACCGGTGCGCCGCGTCGGTGCTGAGGGACCGAGCACGCTTCGCCGACCCCTGGCAGGACTCAGGTCTCCCGGAGCGCGTCCTGCGCCGGGTCGTGCCCGCGCTCCTCCTGCCGGGGCAGGAGCGGTCGCCGCTGGAGACGGGGCTGCTGGCCGGGCTGCCGTTCCTGCGGGAGGCGATGTGGGCGCACAAGCTGAGCCGCCTCGCCGAGACCGACCCCTGGGACCTGGACCAGGACGTCCACGACACCGACGGCCCGACCCCCCTGATGCGTGCCGAACTGCGCAACATCCACGAGAGCCATCCGCAGTTGCTGCGCAAGGCGCGCGGGCACGAGCGGCGTGGTGAGGACGAGGAGCACCGGGCGCTCGCGGCCTGGCTCGCGCACCGCTGGGTGGCGGAGCAGATGGTGGAGGAACCCGACCCCGGGGGCCTGGAACTGGCCGAACATCTGGCCCGCGCCCTGCTGGGCCCTGAGCTGGAGCACAAGGCGGAGCAGGTTCGCTGGCTGCTGGTGGCGGCGGTGCGTTTCCTCGCCAACGACCCTCTCGACACCGGCCAGTACAACGACCTTCTCGGCACCTCGCCGTCCACCCTGATGACAGCGGAGGGCCCTTGCTCCGTGCGCTGGTGGGGTGTGCTCGGTCAGTTGCGGCTCGCCGGTCTGCTCGCCGCCGACGTACGGCTGTTCCCCGATGTACTCCCCGATCATGTAGGCGTCGCCGACCCGATCGTGCCCGCCGATGTGGTGCACGACCTTCAGCAGGAGCTGGAGTGGACCCGCGAGGACGACGGCCTGCATCTGAACATGATGTGCCGGCACCCCGCCCTGCACGAGAGCCTGGTGGAGGTCACCCACCGCGCCGACGAGGTACTGCGCGCCCTGGCCTCGGCCCGGCATCTGCAGCGCGGGGACCTGCTGGCGGGACTGCCCGGCCGCGTCACCGCCCGCGATCTCCAGGCCGCGCGCCAGCAGAACTCCGAGGACCGCGTCTACAGCGTCCCGCTGCTCCGCTTCACCCTGGCCCAGGACGAGATCCGCGAACTCCTCATGGGCCACCAGTTGTACGGGGACCGCTCGCTGGCGGTGCGGGAGCTGTACCAGAACGCCGCCGACGCCTGCCGGTACCGGGCGATGCGCTGGGAGTACCTGGACCGCCGCGACCGCAAGCCGTACGAGTGGCTGGGCGAGATCCGGATCACCCAGGGCCGGGAGACCACGGCGGACGGGCGTCCGGGCCGGGCCTACATCGAGTGCCGGGACAACGGCGTCGGGATGAGCCGGTCCGTGCTGGAGCACACCTTCAGCCGGGCCGGACGCCGCTTCTCACAGACCCGCGCCTTCAGGCAGGAGCAGGCCCAATGGCTGGCGGAGGACCCGGAGCTGCGGCTTTACCCCTACAGCCGGTTCGGGATCGGCGTGCTCAGCTACTTCATGATCGCCGACGAGGTATCGCTGGTGACCCGCGAGGTACGCGCGGGCGGCTCGACGGCCGGGCAGGCGCTGGTGGTCGACATCTCCAGCAGCAGCGGCCTGTTCCGCATCCGTCCCTACAGCGACAACGACCCGGACCCCATGCGAGAGGGCGGCACCCGGGTCAGGCTGATGCTCAGCGAGCCGGGGCCGGACGAGGAGCAGTTGTCCGTCACCAAAACGATGAACCATCAGGTCAGGCTGAGCGAATACCGGTTGACCCTCGACGAGGAGGGCCGCGAACCACTCGTCCGCGAGCCCGACAGGCTGCACCATCCCGTACCGGAGGACGAGACCGCCCCGGCCGAACCGCTGAACGCGCACGGGCCGGTGTGGTGGGTGTCAGGCACCGGAGCGGTGCTGTCGGACGGCATCGTCACCTCCGCCACGCCTTTCGGGTACGTCATCAACCTCTCCGGCCCCCAGGTCCCGAAGCTCAGCGTCAACCGCAACAGCCTGCTGGAGTGGGACCATGCCTGGGCCGGGGACCAGGTGCGCGCCGCCGCCGACGACCTGCCCGGCTGGGAAGGGCTCGATCTGGCCTGGCTGTGGCGACTGGAGAACCAGGACGTGGGGCTGGCCGCGGCGGTCGCCGAGCGGCTGGCCGGCCGGGGTCTGATCCTGCCCGTCGACCGCTTCTCCGAACATCAGCGGCCTCCGGTCGCGCTCGACGCGGTCGGCTGGTTCCCGGACGACCGCGCGCTGCTTCCCCGCCGCCCCGAGGACGGCACGAGCAACGACAACCAGTTCGCATCGGCCTGGCGCCGGGCGGTACTGCGTGACCATGGCGCCCCGCCGGCCACGGAGCAGGACGGGGACATGGTCATGCCCGAAGATGTCAGCGGCCACCCCGTGCCCCGTCCCGGCGACAACGCGCTGCTGGACAATGCGACCGGCTCGGCTCGCAACCTCGTGATGCACGCCCTGCGGACCAAGCGGACCGTGGCCGACGTGCTGCGTGGCCTACGCCGGTTCGCACTGCTGACGCCCCAATTGCTCATACCGGCCGTCGAGCCGGACGGCACCGCCGCGCTGGACTTCGTCCCCGAACCGGTCGACCTCGACCTGATGAGCTGGATGACCGACTGGGCCGTGCCTGGACAGGCCGCACGGCAGCCTGCCCTAGGGGCGTTGCTCTCCATCGCGGCGACCTCCGGACTCCGTCTGCAGGCCCTCCTCAAGCGCGCCGCGCGCTACCGGCACCTCGGGCTGGTGATTCCTAAGGTGCCGGTGGCGCTACTGGGGTACCGCGCCACGGCCCGGGACGCCGAGTTGCTGGCCGGCTGGACGGAGCATCGGCACGGCTACTCCAGCCGAGGGCTGCCGGCCGAGGTGCTCCCGGTGCACATCGCCCGCCTCGCCGACCGGCTCGGCACGACCAGCGCCGACGTGCTGGAACAACTACGGAAGTGGGAACCGTACGGATACCGGCTGCCCGCCGAGGACCAGTTGCTTCCGTCCGCACTCAGCGACACCCAGTGGGACCTCTTCCGCGCCTTCTGGGAGCCCGAGGGCGGGACACCCGATCCGAGCCTTCAGTCCCTGCTGGCCCTGGCCGCCCGCGAGGAGACCACGGTGGACGAGGTGCTGCGTTCCGTGGGCGGTCTTGCCGGACCGTCGGCCGGGCCACTGCCCGAACTCCCCGAACGGCCGGACGGCCTGCCGCCGCTCGTGCGCGCCGACCTGAAACTGCTCACCGTCGACGCGGCCGACGAGCAGGTGCTGCGCACCCGGTCGGTGCCGCTGGATCTCCTGGCGCTGTGCCATGCGCCCGGCGGCGCGTTCCCCGGCCTCGGCACCGATCAGGACTTCGAGCCGTGGCACTCGTTCGTCGCGCGGGTACAGCGGCTGGCGTTGTTCGGCATGGATATGCCCCAGGACCTCGAACCGCTGCGACACTGGGTGGATCTGTCCCCGCGTGACCGAATGGCCGTGCTCATCGGCAGCCTCGACCCCACCGTGCCCTGGACGGCGGCGATGCTGGTGAACACGGCGGGGGCCCTCCGGGAGTCCCTCGGAGACAGCCTCCACCGGCTCGCCGCGCACGCACCCCACCTCGGCAAGCAGCCGCCTGCGTTGCCCGCCGCGGCCCTGAAGCTCACTCCTGGCGAAGCCGAGTCCGAGTTGCTGACCGACATCATCGACCTCGACAGCGCCGACCACATCCGGGTCGACTGGATCGCCCTGACCCCGCTCCACATCGCCCAGTACGCGCTCCGCTCCACCCTGACCATCGGCGAGGCGCTCGACCGGCTCGCTCCCTACCGCGAGCTCGGCGCCCCGATCCCGGACCCGACGGAGGAAGGCCGGCGACTCCTGCACAAGGTCGAGCCGAAGCGGTACGAGATCCTCGCGCTGTCCGACGGTGTGAACACCCAGAAGCCGCGCAAGTCGCCCATCATCAGCGCGTTCGAGATCGTCGCCGTTGCCGCGCGCGCCGGTCGCAGGGTCCGCGAGGTGTACGAACGCCTCCTCTGCTACGCGCCGCTCGGCATCGTGGTCGACGCCCCCGAGGCCCCAGACGAGCTGCCCCGCTGGCAGGACCTGATCCTGCTGAGCGAAGGACTCAACGGCCGCGCGCCCGCCGTCTCGGGCACCGTGCCGCCGGAGCGGATCGCCGCCCTGTCCCGCGAACTCGGCACGGACAGCGCCTGGGTGACGGAGCGGCTGGCACTGTACGCACCGATGTTCGACCTGCGCGTCCCGAAGGACGGCGAAGCACCCCAGCCGGAGGAGGAGCACACGTCATGA
- a CDS encoding glycoside hydrolase family 16 protein → MSETSGTSPAGGRRRRSVRRALIAALGTLGIAAAAAMAAVAPADASAPTPPSGWTQVFLDDFNGSAGSGVSTSNWQYATGTSYPGGAANWGTGEIETMTNSTSNVALDGNGNLLITPRRDSSGRWTSGRIETNRTDFQPPAGGKLRVQARVQMPNVTGAAAKGYWPAFWMLGSPFRGNYWNWPGVGELDIMENVQGLNTVWSTMHCGTNPGGPCNETTGIGNSTACPGSTCQSGFHTYAMEWDRSTSPEQIRFYVDNVNFHTVRANQVDATTWANATNHGYFIILNVAMGGGFPDAFGGGPDGGTEPGHPMAVDYVQVLQSGGGGGTTPPPSGNRDAYGTIQAESYDSQSGVNTETTTDSGGGQNLSHLANGDWAQYKGVNFGSSPATQFKARVASGAASGVGGLVEVRLDSRSNAPVGSFALSGTGGWQTWQTIPANISGVTGTHDVYLTFSSGQSADYVNLNWFTFSH, encoded by the coding sequence ATGAGTGAAACCTCCGGTACCTCCCCGGCCGGCGGCAGACGCCGGCGCTCCGTCCGGCGGGCGCTGATCGCCGCCCTCGGCACGCTGGGCATCGCGGCCGCGGCCGCGATGGCGGCCGTCGCTCCGGCCGACGCCTCCGCGCCCACCCCGCCGTCCGGCTGGACCCAGGTGTTCCTGGACGACTTCAACGGCTCGGCGGGCTCCGGTGTCAGCACCTCGAACTGGCAGTACGCGACCGGTACTTCGTATCCGGGCGGCGCCGCCAACTGGGGCACCGGCGAGATCGAGACCATGACCAACAGCACCAGCAATGTCGCGCTGGACGGCAACGGCAACCTGCTGATCACCCCGCGCCGCGACTCCTCGGGCCGCTGGACCTCGGGCCGTATCGAGACCAACCGCACCGACTTCCAGCCCCCGGCGGGCGGCAAGCTGCGGGTGCAGGCGCGTGTGCAGATGCCCAATGTCACGGGCGCGGCGGCCAAGGGCTACTGGCCCGCGTTCTGGATGCTGGGTTCGCCGTTCCGGGGCAACTACTGGAACTGGCCCGGTGTCGGTGAGCTGGACATCATGGAGAACGTCCAGGGTCTGAACACCGTGTGGTCCACCATGCACTGCGGCACCAACCCCGGCGGCCCCTGCAACGAGACCACCGGCATCGGCAACTCCACCGCGTGTCCTGGCAGTACGTGCCAGTCCGGGTTCCACACGTACGCGATGGAGTGGGACCGCTCGACCAGCCCCGAGCAGATCCGCTTCTACGTCGACAACGTCAACTTCCACACCGTGCGCGCCAATCAGGTGGACGCGACGACCTGGGCCAACGCCACCAACCACGGTTACTTCATCATCCTGAACGTGGCGATGGGCGGCGGCTTCCCGGACGCGTTCGGCGGCGGCCCCGACGGCGGCACCGAGCCGGGTCACCCGATGGCCGTGGACTACGTCCAGGTGCTCCAGTCCGGCGGCGGAGGCGGTACCACTCCCCCGCCGTCCGGCAACCGCGACGCCTACGGCACCATCCAGGCCGAGTCCTACGACAGCCAGTCCGGCGTGAACACCGAGACGACCACGGACTCCGGCGGCGGCCAGAACCTCAGCCACCTGGCCAACGGTGACTGGGCGCAGTACAAGGGCGTCAACTTCGGCTCCTCGCCCGCCACCCAGTTCAAGGCCCGGGTGGCCAGCGGGGCGGCCTCCGGCGTGGGCGGGCTGGTGGAGGTACGGCTCGACAGCCGCTCCAACGCGCCCGTCGGAAGCTTCGCCCTCTCGGGCACCGGGGGCTGGCAGACCTGGCAGACCATCCCGGCCAACATCAGCGGGGTCACCGGGACGCACGACGTCTATCTGACCTTCAGCAGCGGCCAGTCGGCCGACTACGTGAACCTGAACTGGTTCACCTTCTCCCACTGA
- a CDS encoding 6-phospho-beta-glucosidase: MRLTILGGGGFRVPLVYGALLADRGEGRVSEVVLHDVDAGRLDAVTRVLAEQAAGVPDAPVVRATTDLDEALRGADFVFSAIRVGGLRGRAEDERVGLAEGVLGQETVGAGGIAYGLRTVPVAVDIARRVARLAPDAWVINFTNPAGLVTEAMSRHLGDRVIGICDSPVGLGRRVARALGADPREAFVDYVGLNHLGWVRGLRVAGRDELPRLLADTDRLGSFEEGRLFGPEWLRSLGAVPNEYLHYYYFNRETVRAYQEAEQTRGAFLRDQQSRFYADALRPGGSALRAWEDTRAEREATYMAENRESAGAGEREEEDLSGGYEQVALALMRAIARDERTTLILNVRNRTTLTALDADAVIEVPCLVGADGAHPLATDPLPGHAAGLVCSVKAVEREVLAAAESGSRATAVKAFALHPLVDSVNVARRLVDGYTAAHPELAYLV; encoded by the coding sequence GTGAGGCTGACGATTCTGGGCGGCGGCGGGTTCCGCGTGCCGCTCGTGTACGGCGCGCTGCTGGCCGACCGCGGCGAGGGCCGGGTGAGCGAGGTCGTCCTGCACGATGTGGACGCCGGGCGGCTGGACGCGGTGACCCGGGTGCTGGCCGAGCAGGCGGCCGGGGTGCCGGACGCGCCCGTCGTCCGGGCCACCACCGATCTGGACGAGGCGCTGCGCGGGGCCGACTTCGTGTTCTCCGCGATCCGGGTCGGCGGGCTGCGCGGGCGGGCCGAGGACGAGCGGGTGGGGCTGGCCGAGGGGGTCCTCGGGCAGGAGACGGTCGGTGCCGGGGGCATCGCCTACGGGCTGCGTACCGTGCCCGTCGCCGTCGACATCGCCCGCCGGGTGGCCCGGCTCGCCCCCGACGCCTGGGTCATCAACTTCACCAACCCGGCCGGCCTGGTCACCGAGGCCATGTCCCGGCACCTCGGCGACCGGGTCATCGGCATCTGCGATTCCCCGGTCGGCCTCGGCCGCCGCGTCGCCCGCGCCTTGGGCGCCGACCCGCGCGAGGCGTTCGTCGACTACGTCGGCCTCAACCACCTCGGCTGGGTACGCGGTCTGCGCGTCGCCGGACGCGACGAACTGCCGCGCCTGCTGGCCGACACCGACCGGCTCGGCTCCTTCGAGGAGGGCCGGCTGTTCGGCCCCGAGTGGCTGCGCTCCCTCGGCGCGGTCCCCAACGAGTACCTGCACTACTACTACTTCAACCGCGAGACCGTCCGCGCCTACCAGGAGGCCGAGCAGACCCGCGGCGCCTTCCTCCGCGACCAGCAGTCCCGCTTCTACGCGGACGCGCTGCGCCCCGGCGGCTCCGCGCTGCGCGCCTGGGAGGACACCCGCGCCGAGCGCGAGGCGACGTACATGGCGGAGAACCGGGAGAGCGCCGGGGCCGGGGAGCGCGAGGAGGAGGACCTGTCGGGCGGTTACGAGCAGGTGGCGCTCGCGCTGATGCGGGCCATCGCCCGCGACGAGCGCACCACCCTGATCCTCAACGTCCGCAACCGCACGACGCTCACCGCGCTGGACGCCGACGCGGTGATCGAGGTGCCCTGCCTGGTCGGCGCGGACGGCGCGCACCCGCTGGCCACGGACCCGCTGCCCGGCCACGCCGCCGGACTGGTCTGCTCGGTGAAGGCGGTCGAGCGGGAGGTGTTGGCCGCCGCGGAGTCGGGGTCGCGGGCGACGGCCGTGAAGGCGTTCGCACTGCATCCGCTGGTTGACTCGGTCAACGTGGCCCGGCGGCTGGTGGACGGTTACACCGCCGCCCACCCGGAGCTGGCGTATCTCGTGTGA